Proteins from a single region of Qingrenia yutianensis:
- a CDS encoding S-layer homology domain-containing protein, whose protein sequence is MKKTVSLLAVITVIILLCSNVFALETKNSVISPTKTFYQILGIESNEDIKSATIEYVRELNNVCADIDNEDIEKFLSVCRDTEYKAVIGPYWDNYKKLNNVFVNLWKGEKYSLDYNNKLTIYPTCIQYGAYGNKTADTGVTYACNYLWYYPTEDSVNVIAEAFEELTNKYCNRTRMLDNYDGPVVVKSEPNYFSTAGASKWAETDLQIAATKNLVPYELAYNYTEGISREDFCKLAAQLIVVLYKEKTYDTVNSSEIQSVVKEIIQLKNLTSEFENVLYEDVNNPSDEIRFLTALKVIYGTGKNRFEPNSYITRETAAAILSRIASLFDVELNADGDNFSDDYQISYWAKSYVYEMKNLGVMFGDENNLFNAQDIYTKEQSIITIYRMYQRIFDYMFSLNL, encoded by the coding sequence ATGAAAAAAACTGTCAGCCTTCTGGCTGTGATTACTGTTATTATTTTGTTATGCTCAAATGTATTTGCTTTGGAAACAAAAAATTCTGTAATTTCACCGACAAAAACTTTTTATCAAATTTTAGGTATTGAGTCAAACGAAGATATAAAATCAGCCACAATAGAATATGTGCGCGAATTAAACAACGTTTGTGCAGATATAGATAATGAAGATATAGAAAAATTTCTTTCTGTTTGCCGGGATACAGAGTATAAAGCGGTTATAGGTCCTTATTGGGATAACTATAAAAAATTAAATAATGTTTTTGTAAACTTATGGAAGGGTGAAAAATACTCTTTGGATTATAACAATAAGCTTACAATATATCCAACGTGTATTCAATACGGAGCCTATGGAAACAAAACGGCAGATACAGGTGTAACATATGCATGCAATTATCTATGGTATTACCCCACTGAAGATAGCGTTAATGTTATTGCAGAGGCGTTTGAAGAATTAACAAATAAATATTGCAACAGAACGAGAATGTTGGATAACTATGACGGACCGGTTGTTGTTAAATCAGAACCGAATTATTTTTCGACTGCCGGTGCAAGCAAATGGGCGGAAACGGATTTGCAAATTGCAGCAACAAAAAATCTTGTGCCATATGAGCTTGCCTATAATTATACAGAAGGAATTTCACGTGAGGATTTTTGCAAATTAGCCGCTCAACTTATAGTTGTATTGTATAAAGAAAAAACATACGATACAGTAAATTCTTCTGAAATTCAATCTGTGGTCAAAGAGATTATACAACTTAAAAATCTTACCTCTGAATTTGAAAATGTCTTATATGAAGATGTTAATAATCCAAGTGATGAGATTAGATTTTTAACGGCATTAAAAGTCATATATGGTACAGGGAAAAATAGATTTGAACCCAATTCGTACATCACACGTGAAACGGCCGCGGCGATTTTAAGCAGAATTGCGTCACTTTTTGACGTAGAATTAAATGCTGACGGTGATAACTTCTCTGATGATTATCAGATTTCATACTGGGCAAAATCATATGTGTATGAGATGAAAAATTTAGGTGTTATGTTCGGAGATGAAAATAATTTATTTAATGCTCAAGACATATATACAAAAGAACAGTCCATTATTACAATTTACAGAATGTATCAGAGGATTTTTGATTATATGTTTTCTCTTAATTTATAA